The following coding sequences are from one Paenibacillus tundrae window:
- a CDS encoding S9 family peptidase produces the protein MNQRPIIPEDLNRYRWISQPVVNQSGQVAYVEQTIDRLKNEYNTQIRGIGLDGSQDVAVTDGVKDSAPSWSPEGDKLAFLRAGDGGGKGLWILTPGDEQPAVLLSADHKILSYVWSPDGCSIAFISKAVLNQEESTEERSGEPAPLRGRVFERTTPKAEGSGWWDGLYSHLFIYELASGKVTQLTSGEWSVSSPAWSPDSQSLSYMSKQVDDHELDPDLLYFTDVFSIRIADRVSFKVTTSDLLVSQFSYTPDGQRLVLIASDREYGSGSHNRLYEVLVSGGTVKPISSHLDMQFGNAALGDMKSAPASPAPLFEQNDPAGNTMYVLGTHGGSVDVYRISGDGECQSITGTSEKDVYQYTLSPDGKALIYAALTEDRPGELYYVHMDDGQVLRLTHRNDEMMSELEVHRPERIEFTSSDGWPIQGWIIRPEKHDPSEQAKTPMILQIHGGPHAMYTGTFSHEIQSLAAQGYAVLWVNPRGSMGYGQAFARACRGDFAGGDYRDLMEAVEYALATYGELDESRLGVGGGSYGGVMTNWIVAHNHRFKAAVTQRCISNWLSMYGTSDIGISYVEGVIGGNPAHHAEWLWSRSPLAYAHQIETPLLIMHGEQDYRTPIAQAEELYTTLKRYGKTTKLIRYPGSNHSLLKIGKPSLRVDSFEQVNRWFNQYLQEAGEEA, from the coding sequence ATGAATCAACGACCTATTATTCCTGAGGATTTAAATCGTTATCGCTGGATTAGTCAGCCAGTTGTTAATCAGAGTGGACAGGTAGCTTATGTGGAACAAACGATTGATCGTTTGAAAAATGAATATAACACCCAAATCCGAGGGATTGGGTTAGATGGCAGCCAAGATGTTGCAGTCACGGACGGTGTTAAAGACTCGGCTCCTTCTTGGTCGCCAGAAGGTGATAAGCTCGCATTTCTGCGTGCTGGCGATGGTGGTGGTAAAGGGCTGTGGATTCTGACACCAGGAGATGAACAACCCGCTGTGCTGCTCTCCGCTGATCATAAAATATTGAGTTATGTCTGGTCTCCTGATGGATGTTCTATTGCATTTATAAGCAAAGCGGTTCTTAATCAAGAAGAATCGACCGAGGAAAGATCGGGTGAGCCAGCTCCTTTGCGAGGACGTGTATTCGAACGGACAACGCCAAAAGCGGAAGGCTCCGGTTGGTGGGATGGACTCTATAGTCACTTATTTATCTATGAGCTCGCTTCAGGCAAAGTAACACAGCTCACGTCTGGTGAGTGGAGTGTGTCTTCACCTGCCTGGTCTCCGGATAGTCAGTCGTTGTCTTATATGTCCAAACAGGTAGATGATCATGAACTCGATCCAGATCTATTGTATTTTACCGATGTGTTTTCAATACGAATTGCAGATCGTGTTTCCTTCAAAGTGACAACGTCTGATCTATTAGTTAGCCAGTTTTCATATACACCAGATGGTCAGCGGCTTGTATTGATTGCAAGTGACCGTGAATATGGCAGTGGCAGCCACAATAGGTTATACGAAGTGTTAGTCAGTGGAGGCACAGTGAAGCCAATCTCCTCACATCTGGATATGCAATTTGGCAACGCAGCATTAGGAGATATGAAATCGGCTCCTGCTTCTCCGGCACCACTTTTTGAACAGAATGATCCTGCGGGTAACACGATGTATGTCTTAGGAACACATGGTGGCAGTGTTGATGTGTATCGCATCAGTGGAGATGGAGAGTGCCAATCCATTACTGGAACAAGCGAAAAGGATGTTTACCAATACACGTTATCCCCCGATGGCAAAGCACTTATATATGCTGCTCTGACGGAAGATCGCCCTGGTGAGTTGTATTATGTGCATATGGATGACGGGCAAGTGCTCAGACTTACACATCGAAACGATGAGATGATGTCTGAATTAGAAGTACATCGCCCTGAACGCATTGAATTTACCTCGTCAGATGGATGGCCGATTCAAGGTTGGATCATTCGACCGGAGAAGCATGATCCAAGTGAACAAGCGAAAACACCAATGATCTTGCAAATTCATGGCGGACCACATGCGATGTACACAGGCACATTCAGCCATGAAATTCAATCGCTGGCGGCACAAGGATATGCAGTGTTGTGGGTGAATCCGCGCGGAAGTATGGGATATGGTCAGGCATTCGCTAGAGCGTGCCGTGGTGATTTTGCTGGAGGAGATTACCGGGATCTGATGGAAGCTGTTGAGTACGCACTCGCAACGTATGGCGAATTAGATGAGTCGCGTCTTGGTGTAGGTGGCGGTAGTTACGGTGGCGTCATGACGAACTGGATTGTCGCTCATAACCATCGATTCAAGGCAGCCGTAACTCAGCGTTGCATCTCTAATTGGTTGTCCATGTATGGAACAAGCGATATCGGCATTTCCTATGTCGAAGGTGTGATTGGAGGCAATCCGGCACATCACGCAGAATGGTTGTGGTCACGATCACCACTTGCATATGCACACCAGATCGAGACGCCGCTTCTGATTATGCATGGGGAGCAGGACTATCGAACACCGATCGCACAAGCCGAAGAACTCTATACAACGCTCAAGCGGTACGGCAAAACGACCAAGCTGATCCGATATCCAGGTTCCAACCACTCTCTACTGAAAATAGGTAAACCTTCACTTCGTGTAGACAGCTTCGAACAGGTGAATCGCTGGTTTAATCAATATCTACAAGAGGCAGGGGAAGAAGCATGA
- a CDS encoding ABC transporter substrate-binding protein: protein MRKRQWTSMLITLLAVVLVLSACGSKATDTGTNSTSGEASSDTAPSTTLTIAAATDIESFDPHNNNNTSSEAVLVNVFDYLIKNDSEQKKVPGLATSWEQVNDTTWRFNLREGVTFHNGDPFTADDVKYTLERVAKDSALKQNSYFKNIVEVKVVDEHTADIITDGPDPLLLNRLSKMGAGILPAKYIEENGIDAFLKQPVGTGPYKFSKWNKDDRVELVKNENYFDGEPKWNEVVFRVIPEASTRVSELLAGGVDVASSIPSTDIARIEGEADKKIVKAPIQRVLQLIFRQTEGSITADPKVREAIDLAIDKQGIVDSIAGGAGIVTRTSVTPGNFGADPSLYKTSLYDLEKAKQLLTDAGYAEGEAEMTISVSSQYKEQAEVVAAMLEQAGFKINLDVLEPSAFSERYSSKSFKEIFMIGIGNSLFDASNNYNRYMTEEAKGESDYNNPEVEKLLQSALVNMDPEAREKEYQQVQQIFAEERPAVYLYQMEGVYGTNANVNFVPRSDEMFYADEITPAK from the coding sequence ATGAGAAAAAGACAATGGACAAGCATGTTGATTACACTACTGGCTGTAGTATTGGTGCTCAGCGCTTGCGGAAGTAAAGCAACGGACACAGGAACGAACTCCACATCCGGTGAAGCGAGCAGTGACACTGCACCAAGCACAACGCTTACGATTGCGGCAGCGACCGATATTGAAAGCTTCGATCCACACAATAACAACAACACTTCAAGTGAAGCTGTATTGGTTAACGTATTCGATTACTTGATCAAGAACGACAGTGAACAGAAGAAAGTTCCTGGGCTTGCTACTTCATGGGAGCAAGTTAATGATACAACTTGGAGATTCAATCTGCGTGAAGGCGTTACTTTCCATAACGGAGATCCGTTCACAGCAGATGATGTGAAATACACGCTGGAGCGTGTAGCGAAAGATAGCGCTTTGAAGCAAAATAGTTATTTCAAAAACATCGTTGAAGTGAAGGTTGTGGATGAGCACACCGCCGACATTATTACTGACGGACCAGATCCATTGCTCTTGAACCGTCTGTCCAAGATGGGCGCAGGCATTCTCCCAGCTAAATATATTGAAGAAAACGGAATCGATGCATTCTTGAAACAACCGGTAGGAACAGGACCTTACAAGTTCAGCAAATGGAACAAAGATGATCGTGTTGAACTCGTGAAAAATGAGAATTACTTCGATGGTGAGCCAAAATGGAATGAAGTTGTGTTCCGTGTAATTCCAGAAGCGTCCACACGTGTATCTGAATTGCTTGCAGGCGGAGTCGATGTCGCTTCATCGATCCCATCTACAGATATCGCTCGTATTGAAGGCGAAGCCGACAAAAAGATCGTGAAGGCACCAATCCAACGTGTGCTTCAGTTGATCTTCCGTCAAACAGAAGGCAGCATCACGGCTGATCCTAAGGTTCGTGAAGCTATTGATCTTGCGATTGATAAACAAGGCATTGTAGACAGTATTGCTGGAGGCGCAGGTATCGTAACTCGCACATCTGTAACACCAGGTAACTTCGGTGCTGATCCATCACTCTACAAAACATCACTCTATGACCTAGAGAAGGCGAAGCAGCTGTTGACCGATGCGGGTTATGCTGAAGGTGAAGCAGAGATGACGATCTCGGTGTCCTCTCAATACAAGGAACAGGCAGAGGTTGTAGCTGCAATGCTCGAACAGGCTGGATTCAAAATCAACCTGGATGTGCTCGAACCAAGTGCGTTCAGCGAACGTTACAGCTCCAAGTCATTCAAGGAAATCTTCATGATTGGTATCGGTAACTCTCTATTTGACGCATCGAATAACTACAACCGTTACATGACAGAAGAAGCCAAAGGCGAATCCGATTACAACAATCCGGAAGTGGAGAAGTTGCTCCAATCCGCATTGGTGAATATGGATCCTGAGGCTCGTGAGAAAGAGTATCAACAAGTACAGCAAATTTTTGCAGAAGAACGTCCGGCGGTATACCTCTACCAGATGGAAGGTGTCTACGGAACGAATGCAAACGTGAATTTTGTGCCTCGTAGTGACGAAATGTTCTATGCTGACGAGATTACTCCTGCAAAATAA
- a CDS encoding DUF4303 domain-containing protein yields MNTYYSELGRILDGRTPLRKEGYFILHEGNQISYDTSVPVGAAMVTATDFTHALVEGCKSILDTFSQRSENEQVYAFNLYADEQYSFYIYMNTNSSFLETLEEYEYTEPTEVNALKYNPGDFSFQYWDAHMGEYGEVIKQFELIGDRASGDLSEFNRPDAIEGAPIVAFEIGIIKAGFNLLAVNAIQQLIDENAFNVLNKTDQFIAYVATGNDLLDYSITMRKTIDSTMFYEVFPDIRERDQSYLEQLESYQKLNVSESLDYWMEAVHDSYASTFPYSHCKSEYEIFKQLEQFGNSLAQESIKRLESLVAKKELESEEYYEIDYYIECLYFSGNLSEAQKEKCGELATIIQKNKALDNAYAAPLWFLIANEPLVNITEL; encoded by the coding sequence TTGAATACCTATTATTCGGAGCTTGGCAGAATTTTGGATGGAAGAACACCTCTAAGGAAGGAAGGCTATTTTATTTTACATGAAGGAAACCAAATTAGTTATGATACTTCCGTACCTGTGGGCGCAGCTATGGTTACAGCAACAGATTTTACACACGCTCTAGTTGAGGGTTGCAAGAGTATATTAGATACATTTTCACAAAGATCTGAAAACGAGCAAGTGTATGCATTTAATTTGTACGCGGATGAGCAATATAGTTTTTACATATACATGAACACCAATAGTTCGTTCTTAGAAACTCTAGAAGAATACGAATACACGGAACCAACAGAAGTTAACGCTTTAAAATATAATCCAGGGGATTTCAGTTTTCAATATTGGGATGCTCATATGGGGGAATATGGAGAGGTTATCAAACAATTTGAACTCATTGGAGATCGAGCTTCTGGTGATCTGAGTGAATTCAATAGACCAGATGCTATAGAAGGTGCTCCAATTGTTGCATTTGAAATAGGAATTATTAAGGCTGGCTTCAATCTGCTCGCCGTAAATGCGATTCAGCAACTTATTGATGAGAACGCGTTTAACGTATTAAACAAAACAGACCAGTTTATAGCATACGTAGCGACAGGTAACGATCTTCTCGATTATAGTATCACAATGCGCAAAACCATTGACTCTACAATGTTCTACGAGGTATTTCCTGATATCAGAGAAAGGGATCAGTCTTATCTTGAGCAATTAGAATCCTATCAGAAGCTAAATGTTAGTGAAAGTTTGGATTATTGGATGGAGGCTGTTCACGACTCGTATGCAAGCACATTTCCCTATTCACACTGTAAATCAGAGTACGAAATATTCAAACAATTGGAACAATTCGGTAATTCACTAGCACAAGAGAGCATCAAGCGTCTGGAAAGTCTCGTGGCGAAAAAAGAGCTGGAATCTGAAGAGTACTATGAAATTGATTATTATATTGAATGTCTCTACTTCTCAGGTAATCTCTCTGAAGCTCAGAAGGAGAAGTGCGGAGAACTAGCTACCATAATCCAAAAAAATAAAGCTTTGGACAATGCTTATGCTGCACCACTCTGGTTTCTCATCGCAAACGAACCATTGGTGAACATAACGGAATTGTAA
- a CDS encoding FadR/GntR family transcriptional regulator produces MLNQQTFQFEKVSAIKVSEFIREQLEEAIILKEMLSEDQLPSERELAEIFNASRITVREALSALEAKGLIEKRVGAKGGTFILPITANAHKRTKEEIMRDWDQMLHVFEYRTIVEPEGAFLAAERITAGELELLESYIEQSVQPDCSREWFRALDVKFHLTIAKASGNPYLESAVRQIRTKINPALDLMPYNEHVRSLNQGVHTEILEALKAHDPARSRDTMKKHIAFSADAIYSRLVSPEQQEGNEQ; encoded by the coding sequence ATGCTTAACCAACAGACTTTCCAATTTGAGAAAGTTTCCGCAATAAAGGTTAGTGAATTTATTAGGGAGCAGTTGGAGGAAGCCATAATACTCAAGGAAATGTTGAGTGAGGATCAGCTCCCTTCCGAAAGAGAGTTAGCTGAAATTTTCAATGCCAGCCGAATTACAGTGCGTGAAGCACTGTCTGCTCTAGAAGCCAAAGGCTTAATCGAGAAGCGTGTGGGTGCCAAGGGAGGCACCTTTATCCTTCCGATCACGGCCAATGCACATAAGCGAACCAAGGAAGAGATTATGCGGGACTGGGATCAAATGTTACATGTGTTCGAATATCGTACGATTGTTGAGCCAGAAGGTGCTTTTCTGGCTGCTGAGCGGATCACCGCAGGCGAGCTGGAGTTACTTGAAAGCTATATTGAGCAGAGCGTACAGCCAGATTGCTCGCGGGAATGGTTCCGGGCGCTTGACGTTAAGTTCCATCTGACCATCGCAAAAGCATCGGGGAACCCGTATCTGGAGTCAGCGGTAAGACAGATTCGAACCAAGATCAATCCAGCGCTGGATCTCATGCCCTATAACGAACATGTTCGCTCTCTTAATCAGGGTGTACATACAGAGATTTTGGAGGCTTTGAAGGCTCATGATCCTGCTAGATCACGCGATACGATGAAAAAGCATATCGCTTTCTCTGCGGATGCTATTTACTCTCGTCTGGTTTCACCGGAACAACAAGAAGGGAATGAGCAATAA
- a CDS encoding phosphotransferase → MGETNVWDAEWEVNEEQARTLIDRQFPQLSSKQVKRLGWGWDNTVFLIGDEYVFRFPRRTIAVSSIRMEGNLLPKLEAYMTIPYPKPLFYGEASDEYPAPFLGYAYVPGDFPIGLTEERRALSAETLAKFLRRLHEFPVQAALKYGVQQDHRNLTDIASRKLKLEGFLSKLVEHLSPEESGVIEAYIGRLQKNRVEAVYTLLHGDLHFKNMLVNENGIVSGIIDWGDLSVGHPACDLSVAYSFLPPYARGVFFETYGGANEETKLLARLIAVYIPILILMQAVDDGNEVIAAEAKSNIMRALSD, encoded by the coding sequence ATGGGAGAAACAAATGTATGGGATGCGGAGTGGGAGGTTAACGAAGAGCAAGCGCGGACGCTGATCGACAGACAATTCCCTCAGCTGTCATCGAAGCAAGTGAAGCGATTGGGCTGGGGCTGGGACAATACGGTTTTTCTCATCGGTGACGAGTACGTGTTCCGGTTTCCAAGAAGAACGATTGCAGTTAGCTCAATTCGTATGGAAGGGAATCTACTGCCGAAGCTGGAGGCATATATGACCATCCCGTATCCGAAACCGTTGTTTTACGGCGAAGCAAGTGACGAATACCCGGCACCATTTCTTGGCTATGCCTACGTACCAGGAGATTTCCCAATTGGTTTGACGGAAGAACGCCGGGCTTTATCGGCAGAGACGCTGGCGAAATTTTTGCGGAGATTACATGAGTTTCCGGTGCAAGCGGCGCTGAAATATGGAGTTCAGCAAGATCATCGAAACTTGACGGACATAGCATCGCGCAAATTGAAATTGGAGGGTTTTCTATCGAAGCTGGTTGAACACTTGTCGCCGGAGGAGTCCGGTGTGATCGAAGCGTATATTGGCAGGCTGCAAAAGAACCGTGTCGAGGCAGTCTATACACTGCTACATGGCGATCTTCATTTCAAAAATATGCTTGTGAATGAGAACGGGATCGTTTCCGGCATCATTGATTGGGGCGATCTGAGCGTAGGTCATCCGGCATGCGATTTGAGCGTTGCTTATAGCTTTTTACCACCTTACGCTCGCGGCGTGTTTTTCGAAACGTATGGCGGAGCGAACGAGGAAACGAAGCTTTTGGCGCGTCTGATCGCGGTATATATCCCTATACTGATCTTAATGCAAGCGGTCGATGACGGGAATGAAGTGATTGCGGCAGAGGCGAAATCCAACATCATGCGGGCACTGTCGGATTAG
- a CDS encoding ABC transporter permease, which translates to MGKYVLKSLLQVIPVLFIVSLIVFILVRVTGDPVALMLPETATAEDRAVLTQALGLDQPLYTQYIKFLGSALQGDFGQSFRYNEPALQLVLERLPASFELAVAAMFFAVIMAIPLGVASAVKRNTFTDLIISGISVIGKAMPNFWMGIMLILLFSVMWGVLPVSGRGGISHLILPAFTLGVGLAAQMTRLIRSSMLDILSQDYIRTARSKGLGRMVVIGKHAFRNGLIPVVTIMSLQFTSLIGGTLITETVFSWPGLGQLLVVAVNTHDMAIVQAAVFVIAFIVVITNILTDVVYRLLDPRIKYD; encoded by the coding sequence ATGGGGAAGTATGTACTTAAATCTTTACTTCAAGTTATTCCGGTGTTATTCATCGTTTCACTCATCGTATTCATCTTGGTCAGAGTCACTGGAGATCCCGTTGCACTTATGCTTCCGGAGACAGCCACTGCTGAGGATCGGGCTGTACTGACACAAGCGCTTGGACTGGATCAGCCGCTATACACGCAATACATCAAATTCCTGGGCAGCGCATTGCAGGGAGATTTTGGTCAATCTTTTCGGTACAATGAGCCGGCTCTGCAACTTGTCTTAGAGCGTTTGCCTGCCAGTTTTGAACTCGCTGTAGCTGCAATGTTTTTTGCGGTAATTATGGCGATTCCGTTAGGTGTGGCTTCAGCTGTTAAACGGAACACATTCACGGATTTGATCATTTCAGGTATCTCCGTTATAGGTAAAGCCATGCCAAACTTCTGGATGGGGATCATGCTCATTCTACTCTTTTCCGTCATGTGGGGAGTGCTGCCTGTATCCGGTCGGGGGGGAATAAGCCATTTAATCCTACCTGCATTTACGCTAGGTGTCGGATTGGCGGCTCAGATGACTCGTCTGATACGTTCCAGCATGTTAGATATTTTGAGCCAAGACTATATTCGTACCGCTCGAAGTAAGGGACTGGGTCGTATGGTTGTCATCGGAAAGCACGCGTTCCGTAACGGATTGATTCCTGTGGTGACGATCATGAGTCTGCAATTTACGAGTTTGATCGGTGGGACTTTGATTACAGAGACCGTATTCTCCTGGCCAGGACTTGGTCAGTTACTAGTAGTTGCAGTGAACACACATGATATGGCGATTGTACAAGCAGCGGTATTTGTGATTGCATTCATTGTGGTTATTACCAATATCTTGACGGATGTAGTCTATCGACTGCTTGATCCGCGAATCAAATACGACTAG
- a CDS encoding M20 metallopeptidase family protein, translating into MQHIDLYQLAQELQPRLVDWRRDFHRHPEIGYEEHRTSEIVAAHLESLGLEVTRHVGKTGVVGLLRGESDGPTFALRADMDALPIQDQKTVEYSSQIEGKAHLCGHDAHTTILMGAAELLTKLGRPQSGNIKFVFQPAEEGLAGARAMIQDGVLENPKVDAIAGLHVTPGQDTGTVGVSRGVAFASADRLVIRVLGKGGHAARPHEGIDAIAVSAQVITALQNLASRMVDPLEPVVVTIGKITGGYMGTAIADEVEMIGTVRTLSPAVRERMPALIEQVVSGVCSSFGAGHEVIYGDGYPVVVNDLDMVDFLGETVDGLDWAKGWSSIPPSTGGEDFAFYCEQIPGVFFRLGSGNEEERTRYALHHPMFDLDENVMPYGVAMLSAIALQFLSKNTTQGERAK; encoded by the coding sequence ATGCAACATATCGATTTATATCAGCTTGCACAAGAACTTCAGCCTCGTTTGGTAGATTGGCGGAGGGATTTTCATCGTCATCCGGAGATTGGTTACGAAGAGCATCGAACATCGGAGATCGTAGCTGCACACTTAGAGAGTCTAGGACTTGAAGTGACGCGCCATGTAGGGAAGACCGGAGTAGTTGGTCTGCTGCGCGGTGAGAGCGATGGGCCAACCTTTGCACTTCGAGCGGATATGGATGCATTACCGATTCAGGATCAGAAAACAGTAGAGTACAGCTCACAGATTGAAGGCAAAGCTCATTTGTGTGGTCACGATGCCCATACAACGATTCTGATGGGAGCGGCTGAACTTCTGACCAAGTTGGGACGACCCCAATCAGGTAACATCAAATTTGTCTTTCAGCCTGCCGAAGAGGGACTTGCTGGCGCACGTGCAATGATTCAGGATGGTGTGCTGGAGAATCCGAAGGTCGATGCAATCGCAGGACTTCATGTGACTCCAGGTCAGGATACTGGAACGGTCGGTGTGAGCAGAGGAGTTGCATTTGCTTCTGCGGATCGTTTGGTCATTCGTGTTCTGGGCAAAGGCGGACATGCTGCTAGACCACATGAAGGTATCGACGCGATTGCCGTATCTGCTCAAGTGATCACAGCCTTGCAGAATCTCGCGAGTCGTATGGTAGATCCGCTAGAACCTGTCGTGGTAACGATCGGCAAAATTACAGGTGGTTATATGGGAACAGCCATTGCGGATGAGGTTGAAATGATCGGAACGGTGAGAACACTTTCTCCGGCAGTGCGTGAGCGAATGCCTGCACTGATCGAACAGGTGGTAAGCGGTGTATGCAGCTCGTTTGGAGCAGGCCATGAAGTCATTTATGGGGATGGTTATCCGGTTGTTGTTAACGATTTAGACATGGTGGATTTTCTTGGGGAAACGGTTGATGGACTCGATTGGGCCAAAGGCTGGAGCAGTATTCCACCTTCCACGGGAGGCGAGGATTTTGCATTCTACTGTGAGCAGATTCCTGGTGTATTCTTCCGACTAGGATCAGGTAATGAAGAAGAACGAACTCGTTACGCACTCCATCATCCGATGTTCGACCTGGATGAGAACGTGATGCCGTATGGTGTAGCTATGCTTTCAGCAATCGCATTACAATTTTTGAGCAAGAACACAACTCAGGGGGAGCGTGCAAAATGA
- a CDS encoding trans-sulfuration enzyme family protein: protein MKDSWKFDTKVVHVGHQPDECTGAVSQPIVPAVAYAFPNADAAAAVVSGQMEGTFYGRYGNPTTRTLELKIAELESGEDAIALSSGMAAISSALLAFLQHGDHVVVTKDIYGGTYNFVTQMGARFGISHDFVDCTNLEALELSIQENTKAIYVETPSNPLLTILDLKQIAKIANSRGIPLIVDNTFMTPYLQRPLESGADVVVHSATKYLNGHGDVVAGVVVASSQVIEFIRKRIAGDLGQNLNAWESFLILRGMKTLGLRVRAHCQNARKVAEFLAAHPHVQALHYPGLTSHPQHELAKQQMDDMGGVVSFEVKGGLEAAKAFMNQLKLILISFSLGDPETLVQHPATMTHFSIPQEERLQFGITDGLIRLSVGLEDAQDIIADLQQALAVIGEQMEQMEHPKVNEVVNASVE, encoded by the coding sequence ATGAAGGATTCTTGGAAGTTTGATACGAAGGTGGTTCATGTAGGACATCAACCGGATGAGTGCACAGGTGCTGTCTCTCAACCGATCGTTCCTGCTGTTGCGTATGCTTTTCCGAACGCGGATGCTGCCGCAGCCGTTGTATCAGGACAGATGGAAGGCACGTTCTATGGAAGATATGGTAATCCAACCACACGCACGTTGGAGCTAAAAATCGCGGAGTTGGAAAGTGGAGAGGACGCGATTGCTTTAAGCAGTGGGATGGCAGCGATCTCTTCAGCATTGTTGGCCTTTTTGCAACATGGAGATCATGTCGTTGTAACAAAAGATATTTATGGAGGAACCTACAATTTTGTAACCCAGATGGGGGCGCGTTTTGGTATCAGCCACGACTTCGTGGATTGTACGAACCTTGAGGCTTTGGAGCTGTCCATTCAAGAGAATACCAAGGCCATTTATGTAGAGACACCATCTAACCCGCTGTTAACGATTCTGGATCTGAAGCAGATTGCCAAGATTGCTAATTCCCGAGGCATTCCACTCATTGTAGATAATACATTTATGACACCATATCTTCAGCGTCCGCTTGAGTCTGGGGCTGATGTTGTTGTGCATAGTGCAACCAAGTATCTGAACGGTCATGGAGATGTCGTCGCAGGTGTTGTCGTTGCTTCCAGCCAAGTTATTGAATTTATCCGTAAAAGAATAGCAGGTGACCTCGGTCAAAATCTTAACGCATGGGAGTCATTTCTTATTCTAAGGGGAATGAAAACGCTTGGTCTTCGAGTACGTGCGCATTGCCAGAATGCACGTAAGGTTGCAGAATTTCTAGCCGCACATCCGCATGTTCAAGCCTTGCATTATCCAGGGCTCACGTCTCATCCTCAGCATGAATTGGCGAAGCAACAGATGGATGACATGGGTGGGGTCGTTTCATTTGAGGTCAAGGGAGGGCTAGAGGCAGCTAAGGCATTTATGAATCAGTTGAAACTCATACTAATTTCATTCAGCCTAGGTGATCCTGAGACATTGGTGCAGCACCCTGCTACGATGACACATTTCTCCATACCCCAAGAGGAAAGACTACAGTTTGGTATTACGGATGGTCTAATCCGCTTGTCTGTGGGACTGGAGGATGCACAAGATATCATCGCAGATCTTCAACAAGCTTTAGCTGTCATTGGAGAGCAGATGGAACAGATGGAGCATCCCAAAGTGAACGAAGTTGTGAATGCCTCTGTCGAATAA
- a CDS encoding ABC transporter permease: protein MTGSNELQVPGSEPEREPGVRTPTGLRYIWKQLIISKTGMFGAVLVLLVVLTAICAPLLASHDPAAVNPLNRLKPPAWLEGGSSEYWLGTDNLGRDMWSRIVYGARVSLIVGMGAVIVSGIIGAILGLLSGFYGKWIDAVIMRVGDAFMAIPTILFMLVVMAIVGPGITTLIFVIGVTNWVSYTRVVRSEVLSIKERDYVQAARSIGAKNARLIIRHIVPNILSSFIVISGMNVGTTIIMEASLSFLGLGIKPPDVSWGGMLSDGRQYVATSWWVATFPGLAITFTVLGVIFLGDWLRDVLDPRTDTTQK, encoded by the coding sequence ATGACAGGAAGCAATGAATTGCAAGTTCCAGGTTCAGAGCCGGAGCGTGAGCCTGGTGTACGAACTCCAACAGGATTACGCTACATCTGGAAACAACTGATTATTAGTAAAACAGGAATGTTTGGAGCAGTGCTCGTCTTGCTAGTTGTATTAACAGCCATATGTGCACCTCTGCTCGCGAGCCATGATCCTGCTGCGGTCAATCCGCTGAATCGTCTCAAACCGCCTGCATGGCTAGAGGGAGGAAGCTCGGAATATTGGCTAGGTACTGACAACCTAGGCAGGGACATGTGGAGTCGTATCGTGTATGGAGCCAGGGTCTCCTTAATTGTAGGTATGGGGGCGGTCATTGTTTCCGGAATCATTGGTGCGATTCTGGGGCTGCTGTCCGGATTCTATGGTAAATGGATCGATGCTGTCATTATGCGGGTGGGAGATGCGTTCATGGCGATCCCGACGATTCTATTTATGCTTGTCGTTATGGCGATTGTAGGCCCAGGGATCACCACATTGATTTTCGTAATTGGGGTAACGAACTGGGTATCTTATACCCGTGTTGTTCGAAGTGAGGTTCTCAGTATCAAGGAGCGTGATTATGTTCAAGCCGCAAGATCCATTGGGGCGAAGAACGCGCGCTTAATTATTAGACACATCGTACCCAACATTTTATCTTCCTTTATAGTTATCTCGGGTATGAATGTCGGCACAACGATTATTATGGAAGCTTCACTCAGTTTCCTCGGTCTTGGCATTAAGCCGCCAGATGTATCTTGGGGCGGGATGTTAAGTGATGGTAGACAATATGTGGCGACAAGCTGGTGGGTAGCTACGTTTCCTGGTCTTGCCATTACGTTTACCGTGCTCGGTGTCATTTTCTTAGGGGATTGGCTACGTGATGTGCTTGATCCACGTACAGATACAACACAAAAATAA